GCTGAGCGACCTCGACGACGAGGTTGTCCGGCTCGTCGTCGATCGCCGGGTTCGTGATGAACAAAGCGGTGCCGATCTCGGGCAGCTCGGCGGTCTCGAACGCGACGTCGACCACCGGACCGATGACCTGCGTGATCTTGCCGAGGGACTGTGCGGTAGTTGCCATGACTGCGTCTATCCTTTGAGGGCTTCGGCGCCGCCGATGATCTCGAGCAGCTCCTTGGTGATGGCTGCCTGGCGGGCGCGGTTGTACTGGAGCGTGAGCTTGCCGATCATTTCGGTCGCGTTGCGCGTGGCGCTGTCCATCGCCGACATCCGCGCACCGAGTTCGGATGCGACCGACTCGAGGAGCGACCGGTAAATCTCGACTTGCACGTACAGCGGCATCACGTGCGCGAGCAGTTCGTCCTTGCTCGGCTCGTAGATGAAATCCGTCGGCGGCGCGTCGTCCGGTAGCGGCCGCGGCACGACCGGCAACAATTGCTCGACGACGACGCGCTGCGAGATCGCCGACTTGAACTCGTTGTAGACGAGAAACACCCGGTCGGTCTCGTTGGTTTCGTACAGTTCGATGAACCGGTTGGCCAGCTCGCGGCTGGCCTCGAGCGCCGACTGCGGAGTGGGCGCGTGCTCGAACCCGACGAGGCGGTAGTCGCGCCGCTTGAAGTACTCGTTGCCCTTGCGGCCGATCGCGTACAGCGACACGTCCTCGTACGGGCCGGACTCCTCGCGAACCCACTGCTCCACGCGCCGGCACACGTTCGCGTTGAACGCGCCCGCGAGCCCGCGGTCCGACGTGAGCACCACGAGGTGTGCCCGTTTGCCGCCGTCGCGCGGATCGAGCAGGGGATGCGCCGCGCGGTCCGTGCGCTCGGCGAGGTCGCCGATGACGTTCATGAGTTCGACCGCATAAGGCCGCGCCGCGACGATCGCATCCTGCGCGCGCCGCAACTTCGCGGCGGCGACGAGCTTCATCGCGCGGGTGATTTTTTGGGTGTTCTTGACCGACCCGATGCGCTTGCGAATGGCCTTGAGCGACGGCACGGCGACTTAGTCCTTGCTGTCGACGGAGAACTGCTTGGCGAACTCGGTGAGCGCGTCGCGCAGCTTCTTGTCCATGGCATCGTCGAGCACGCCGGTCGACCGCAGCGTGTCGAGAAGGTCCTTCTTGCTACTGCGCATGAACTCGAGCATCTCCCGCTCGTAGCGGCCCAGCACGCTCACCGGATAATCGTCGACGAACCCGTTGGTGCCCGCGAACAGCACGACGACCTGCTCCTCCATCGCCAGCGGCGAGTACTGCGCCTGCTTCAGCAGCTCGGTCATGCGCTCGCCGCGGGCCAGCTGCGCCTGGGTCGCCTTGTCCAAGTCGGAGCCGAACTGGGCGAACGCGGCCATCTCGCGGTACTGCGCCAGCTCCAGCCGCAGCTTGCCGGCGACCTTCTTCATCGCCTTGGTCTGCGCCGCGCCGCCGACGCGGGACACCGACAGGCCGACGTTCACCGCGGGGCGGATGCCGGAGTAGAACAGGTCGGTTTCGAGGTAGATCTGGCCGTCGGTAATCGAGATGACGTTCGTGGGAATGTACGCCGACACGTCGCCCGCCTGGGTCTCGATGATCGGCAATGCGGTGAGGCTGCCGGCTCCGAGGTCGTCGCTGAGCTTCGCGGCGCGCTCGAGCAGCCGGCTGTGCAGGTAGAACACGTCGCCCGGGTACGCCTCGCGCCCCGGCGGCCGCCGCAACAGCAGCGACATCTGCCGGTACGCCACCGCCTGCTTGGACAGATCGTCGTACACGATCAGCGCGTGGCGGCCGCTGTCGCGGTAGTACTCGGCCATCGTCACGCCCGCGTACGGTGCGATGAACTGCAGCGGCGCCGGCTCGGAGGCGGTCGCCGCGACCACCGTCGTGTACTCCATCGCGCCGGCCTTCTTGAGCCGGTCGACGACGGCGGCGACGGTGGACTGCTTCTGGCCGATCGCGACGTAGAAGCAGTGGACGTTCTGCCCCTTCTGATTGAGGATGGTGTCGATCGCGACCGCGGTCTTGCCGGTCTGCCGGTCGCCGATGATCAGCTCGCGCTGGCCGCGACCGATCGGAATCATCGAGTCGATCGCCTTGAGCCCGGTCTGCAACGGCTCGTGGACCGACTTGCGCGCCACGATCCCGGGCGCCTTGATCTCGACTTTGCGGTACTCGTTCGTCTCGATCGGCTTGCCGCCGTCGATCGGCTCGCCGATCGCGTTGACGACGCGGCCGAGCAGCGCATCGCCGACCGGCACCTGGACGATCTTGCCGGTGCGCCGCACCTTGTCGCCCTCGCGGATGGCCTCGAAGTGGCCGAGCAGCGCGACGCCGACGTTGTCCTCCTCGAGGTTGAGGACCATGCCGGCGACCTTCTGGCCGCCGCTGCCCTCGAACTCGAGCAGCTCGCCGGCCATCGCCGACCGCAGGCCGTACACGCGGGCGATGCCGTCACCGCTCGTGAGCACGGTGCCCGTCTCGGAGACTTCGACCTTCTTGTCGTAGTTCTCGATCTCGCTGCGAATGATGTCGCTGATTTCTTCGGCTCGAATCTGCATGGTGTGTGGCTTTCCGAGTTGCTTCCCGCCGCGTTATTTCACGAGGGCTTGGCGCATCCGGTCGAGCTGCGTGCGCAGGCTGCCGTCGTAGCGCGTGTCCCCGAGCTGGGCGACGACGCCGCCGAGCAGGGATGGATCGACCTGTTTGGTCATGTGGACCGTCTTGCCGCTGGCCTTCTCGAGCGCGGCCCGCAGTCGTTGTTCCACGTCGGCCGGCAGCGGCACGGCGGTGGCCACGACCGCGCGCACGCGGCCTGCCTTGTCGTCGATCATCGCGGCCAGCTCGCGCGCGATGTCCGGCAGCGCCGCGATCCGCTCGCGGTCGATGAGCAGCAGGCAGAAATTACGCGTGGTGCGCGACGCGCCGAGGCGCTCGAGCACCTTTTCCAGCACCGCGCGGCGCTGCGCGCGAGAGAACACCGGAGCGGTGAGCGCGTCGCGCAACGTGTCCGACGCGCGCATCGCGTCGGCGACGGCGGCGATCTCGCGGCCGAGGCGCTCGTACGAGCCGTCCTCGACGCCGATGGCAAACACGGCGCGCGCGTAGCGGCGGGCCAGGCTTCCAGCGATCATCGGGGACCTCCGATCTCGGACGGGGCGGCCGCCGCGGCGCGCGCCGACACCGACGCGACGAACTCGTCCGCCAGGCGCCGTTGATCGGCGTCGGTCGCCTTGTCCGCGAGCAGCTTCGCGGCGGCGGCGACGGCCGCGTCCACGACCTCGCGCTCGAGCGCGCGCCGGCTGCGCTCGATCTCGGCGGCAATCCGGTCCTTCGCCTCGCGCTCGAGAGCGGCCGCCTGCCGCTCCGCCTCGGCGAGGATACGCGCCTTCTCCTCCTCCGCCTGCTTGCGGATCTGCTCGACGAGCTGTTTGACCTCCGCGTCGACGTTGGCGATCTTGCGCGTGTACTCGGCCAGCTTGCGCTCGGCCTCCTCGCGCAGCCGGCGCCCCTCTTCGAGAGCCAGCCGGATTTCGTCGTGCCGCGCGCGGACGTAGCGGCGCATCGGGCCGATCGCGATCTTGTTCAAGATGGCCAGGAACACGGCGAAGTTGAGCAGGCCGATGAGCATCGGCGGCCCGCCCTCGCCCTTGCCGGGATAAAACTTGATCCAGTTGATGTGGGGCGCGTGGCCGGCCGCGGCATCGGCGCCGTGATGGGCCGCCGCTTCGCCGCCCGACGCCGCCGCGACCGCCGCCACCGCGAGCACCGCGACCGCCGCCGCGGCGCCGAGCCATCGCCGGCGCATCACGCGACCTCCCGGCCGAGGAGCCTGGCTGCGATCGCGCGGGCGATCTCGTCGGCGCGCGGGGCCAGCTGGGCGCGCGCCGCCTCCGTCTCGCGCGCGATCGTCGCCGCCGCCTCCGCCTGCGCCGCCAGCGCGCGTTCGCGCGTCCGCTCGAGCACCTCGCGCTGGTGCGCGGCCGCCTCGGCGCGCAGCTTGCGGCGCTCCTCCTCGGCGCGCGCACGCGCCTGCGCCAGCTTCGTCTCGTAGTCGGCCAGCTGCGCGTCCGCCTGCGCGCTCATTCGCTCCGCCTCGGCGCGCGCGCCCTCGATCCCGGCGATGCGCTCGTCGCGCACCGCGAGGTACGGGCGAAACAACAGCCGCGTCGCGACCAGCGCCGTGAGGGCGAACAGCACGAGCTGGACGGCGACCGTCAGATCCAGGTCGATCAGGGGGTGGCCACCGCCCGAAGCGGCAGCGAGCCAAACGCTCGACGACATTCAGAAAA
The Deltaproteobacteria bacterium DNA segment above includes these coding regions:
- the atpG gene encoding ATP synthase F1 subunit gamma, whose product is MPSLKAIRKRIGSVKNTQKITRAMKLVAAAKLRRAQDAIVAARPYAVELMNVIGDLAERTDRAAHPLLDPRDGGKRAHLVVLTSDRGLAGAFNANVCRRVEQWVREESGPYEDVSLYAIGRKGNEYFKRRDYRLVGFEHAPTPQSALEASRELANRFIELYETNETDRVFLVYNEFKSAISQRVVVEQLLPVVPRPLPDDAPPTDFIYEPSKDELLAHVMPLYVQVEIYRSLLESVASELGARMSAMDSATRNATEMIGKLTLQYNRARQAAITKELLEIIGGAEALKG
- a CDS encoding F0F1 ATP synthase subunit alpha, coding for MQIRAEEISDIIRSEIENYDKKVEVSETGTVLTSGDGIARVYGLRSAMAGELLEFEGSGGQKVAGMVLNLEEDNVGVALLGHFEAIREGDKVRRTGKIVQVPVGDALLGRVVNAIGEPIDGGKPIETNEYRKVEIKAPGIVARKSVHEPLQTGLKAIDSMIPIGRGQRELIIGDRQTGKTAVAIDTILNQKGQNVHCFYVAIGQKQSTVAAVVDRLKKAGAMEYTTVVAATASEPAPLQFIAPYAGVTMAEYYRDSGRHALIVYDDLSKQAVAYRQMSLLLRRPPGREAYPGDVFYLHSRLLERAAKLSDDLGAGSLTALPIIETQAGDVSAYIPTNVISITDGQIYLETDLFYSGIRPAVNVGLSVSRVGGAAQTKAMKKVAGKLRLELAQYREMAAFAQFGSDLDKATQAQLARGERMTELLKQAQYSPLAMEEQVVVLFAGTNGFVDDYPVSVLGRYEREMLEFMRSSKKDLLDTLRSTGVLDDAMDKKLRDALTEFAKQFSVDSKD
- a CDS encoding F0F1 ATP synthase subunit delta, with translation MIAGSLARRYARAVFAIGVEDGSYERLGREIAAVADAMRASDTLRDALTAPVFSRAQRRAVLEKVLERLGASRTTRNFCLLLIDRERIAALPDIARELAAMIDDKAGRVRAVVATAVPLPADVEQRLRAALEKASGKTVHMTKQVDPSLLGGVVAQLGDTRYDGSLRTQLDRMRQALVK